From a single Streptomyces liliifuscus genomic region:
- the truB gene encoding tRNA pseudouridine(55) synthase TruB, translated as MTQKQKTPDGLVIVDKPSGFTSHDVVAKMRGIAKTRRVGHAGTLDPMATGVLVLGVEKATKLLGHLALTEKEYLGTIRLGQNTLTDDAEGDITSSTDASKVARDAVDAGVAKLSGDIMQVPSKVSAIKIDGVRSYKRARDGEDFEIPARPVRISSFAVYDIRDAVAEDGTPVLDLVVSVVCSSGTYIRALARDLGADLGVGGHLTALRRTRVGPYKLDSARTLDQLQEELTVMPMAEAAAAAFPRWNVDAKRGQLLTNGVRLEMPEEYAGAGAVGVFDPEGRFLALVEEQKGKAKSLAVFG; from the coding sequence ATGACGCAGAAGCAGAAGACGCCCGACGGCCTTGTCATCGTGGACAAGCCGTCGGGCTTCACTTCGCACGACGTGGTCGCCAAGATGCGCGGGATCGCGAAGACCCGCCGCGTCGGACACGCGGGCACCCTCGACCCCATGGCGACGGGCGTGCTCGTCCTCGGCGTCGAGAAGGCGACCAAGCTCCTCGGACACCTCGCGCTGACCGAGAAGGAGTACCTCGGCACGATCCGGCTCGGGCAGAACACCCTGACCGACGACGCCGAGGGTGACATCACCTCGTCCACGGACGCCTCCAAGGTCGCCCGGGACGCCGTCGACGCCGGTGTCGCCAAGCTCAGCGGCGACATCATGCAGGTGCCGTCCAAGGTCAGCGCCATCAAGATCGACGGCGTGCGCTCGTACAAGCGGGCACGCGACGGCGAGGACTTCGAGATCCCGGCCCGTCCGGTACGGATCTCGTCGTTCGCCGTGTACGACATCCGGGACGCGGTCGCCGAGGACGGTACGCCCGTCCTGGACCTGGTCGTCTCGGTCGTGTGCTCGTCCGGTACGTACATCCGCGCGCTCGCCCGTGACCTGGGTGCCGACCTGGGCGTCGGCGGCCATCTGACGGCGCTGAGGCGCACCCGCGTCGGCCCGTACAAGCTCGACTCCGCCCGCACCCTCGACCAGCTCCAGGAGGAGCTGACCGTGATGCCGATGGCGGAGGCGGCCGCTGCCGCGTTCCCCCGCTGGAACGTGGACGCCAAGCGCGGGCAGCTGCTGACGAACGGTGTGCGGCTGGAGATGCCCGAGGAGTACGCAGGGGCCGGGGCCGTCGGGGTGTTCGATCCCGAGGGGCGCTTCCTGGCACTGGTGGAGGAGCAGAAGGGCAAGGCGAAGAGCCTGGCGGTGTTCGGCTGA
- the rbfA gene encoding 30S ribosome-binding factor RbfA — protein MADNARAKKLADLIREVVAQKLQRGIKDPRLGSHVTITDTRVTGDLREATVFYTVYGDDEERAEAAAGLESAKGVLRSAVGAAAGVKFTPTLTFVADALPDTAKTIEDLLDKARASDAKVREVSAGATFAGEADPYKKPGEDDETDGDAAE, from the coding sequence GTGGCCGACAACGCGCGGGCGAAGAAGCTGGCGGACCTCATCCGAGAGGTGGTGGCCCAGAAGCTGCAGCGCGGGATCAAGGACCCGCGGCTCGGTTCGCATGTGACCATCACGGACACCCGGGTCACCGGGGACCTCCGGGAGGCGACCGTCTTCTACACGGTGTACGGGGACGACGAGGAGCGCGCGGAGGCCGCCGCGGGCCTGGAGAGCGCCAAGGGCGTGCTCCGCTCGGCCGTGGGTGCGGCCGCCGGTGTGAAGTTCACGCCGACCCTCACCTTCGTGGCGGACGCCCTGCCGGACACCGCCAAGACCATCGAGGACCTGCTCGACAAGGCACGGGCCTCGGACGCGAAGGTGCGCGAGGTCTCGGCCGGCGCCACCTTCGCCGGTGAAGCGGACCCGTACAAGAAGCCGGGCGAGGACGACGAGACGGACGGCGACGCCGCGGAATGA
- a CDS encoding DUF503 domain-containing protein: MYVGTLSFDLLLGDVRSLKEKRSVVRPIVAELQRKYAVSAAEVDHLDLHRRAGIGLAVVSADAGHLTDVLDHCERLVAGRPEVELLSVRRRFHGEDDD, translated from the coding sequence ATGTACGTGGGGACTCTGTCCTTCGATCTGCTCCTCGGCGACGTACGGTCACTGAAGGAGAAACGCTCCGTCGTCCGCCCCATCGTGGCCGAACTCCAGCGGAAGTACGCCGTGAGCGCGGCGGAGGTCGACCACCTGGACCTCCACCGGAGGGCCGGCATCGGCCTGGCGGTGGTGTCGGCGGACGCGGGGCACCTGACCGACGTACTGGACCACTGCGAGCGTCTGGTCGCCGGCCGTCCCGAGGTGGAGCTGCTGTCGGTGAGACGGCGGTTCCACGGCGAAGACGACGACTGA
- the infB gene encoding translation initiation factor IF-2 yields MAKVRVYELAKEFGVESKVVMAKLQELGEFVRSASSTIEAPVVRKLTDALQQGNGGGKPAPRKAAPARPGAPSPAQAARPGPAAPRPPAPKPAAAETPASPAAPAAGPRPTPGPKPPAPAPKPAPASPAPAAPEFTAPPAAPAAPAAPAAPAAGPRPSGARPGAPKPGVRPAGPAQGGQGGPGQGRGERGDRGDRQGAPRPGGQGTRPGGRPAGPRPGNNPFTSGGSTGMARPQAPRPGGAPRPGGPGAGAGAPGGSRPQGAGQDRGPRPQGGPGGAPRPGGGPGGNRPSPGGMPRPQGGPGGAPRPGGGPGGNRPNPGMMPQRPAAGTPRPGGGGPGGRGPGGGGRPGGGGGGGRPGGGGFAGRPGGPGGGGGGFAGRPGGPGGGGGGFAGRPGGPGGGGGGRPGFGGRPGGPGGRGGTQGAFGRPGGPARRGRKSKRQRRQEYEAMQAPSVGGVMLPRGNGQSVRLSRGASLTDFAEKINANPASLVGVMMNLGEMVTATQSVSDETLKLLADEMNFVLEIVSPEEEDRELLESFDIEFGEDEGGEEFLVARPPVVTVMGHVDHGKTRLLDTIRKTNVVAGEAGGITQHIGAYQVATEVNGEERRITFIDTPGHEAFTAMRARGAKSTDIAILVVAANDGVMPQTIEALNHAKAAEVPIVVAVNKIDVEGADPTKVRGQLTEFGLVAEEYGGDTMFVDISAKQGLNIESLLEAVVLTADASLDLRANPEQDAQGIAIESHLDRGRGAVSTVLVQRGTLRIGDTMVVGDAYGRVRAMLDDNGNNVEEAGPSTPVLVLGLTNVPGAGDNFLVVDEDRTARQIAEKRAARERNANFARRGVRFSLENLDEALKAGLVQELNLIIKGDASGSVEALESSLLQLDVGEEVDIRVLHRGVGAVTESDIDLATGSDAIVIGFNVRAAGRAAQMAEREGVDVRYYSVIYQAIEEIEAALKGMLKPEYEEVELGTAEIREVFRSSKLGNIAGVLVRSGEVKRNTKARLLRDGKVIAESLTISGLRRFKDDVTEIREGFEGGINLGNFNDIKIDDVIATYEMREKPRS; encoded by the coding sequence GTGGCTAAGGTCCGGGTATACGAACTCGCCAAGGAGTTCGGGGTGGAGAGCAAGGTCGTCATGGCCAAGCTCCAAGAACTCGGTGAATTTGTCCGTTCGGCGTCCTCGACGATCGAGGCGCCCGTAGTACGCAAGCTGACCGATGCCCTGCAGCAGGGCAACGGCGGCGGCAAGCCCGCCCCGCGCAAGGCCGCGCCCGCCAGGCCCGGCGCGCCTTCTCCGGCGCAGGCCGCCCGTCCGGGTCCGGCAGCGCCGCGCCCGCCGGCCCCGAAGCCGGCCGCTGCGGAGACACCCGCGTCCCCGGCGGCTCCGGCCGCAGGCCCGCGTCCGACTCCGGGTCCCAAGCCCCCGGCGCCGGCGCCGAAGCCCGCTCCGGCGTCCCCGGCTCCGGCCGCGCCCGAGTTCACGGCACCCCCGGCGGCTCCCGCCGCTCCGGCGGCCCCCGCGGCTCCGGCCGCGGGTCCCCGTCCGAGCGGTGCCCGTCCCGGTGCCCCGAAGCCCGGTGTCCGTCCGGCCGGCCCCGCACAGGGCGGTCAGGGTGGTCCCGGTCAGGGCCGCGGCGAGCGCGGTGACCGTGGCGACCGTCAGGGCGCTCCGCGTCCCGGCGGCCAGGGCACGCGTCCCGGTGGTCGTCCCGCCGGTCCCCGTCCGGGCAACAACCCGTTCACCTCTGGTGGCTCCACCGGCATGGCGCGCCCGCAGGCGCCCCGTCCGGGCGGTGCCCCGCGTCCCGGCGGCCCCGGTGCCGGTGCCGGTGCCCCGGGCGGCTCACGTCCCCAGGGCGCGGGCCAGGACCGTGGTCCCCGTCCGCAGGGTGGTCCCGGTGGCGCTCCGCGTCCCGGCGGCGGCCCCGGTGGCAACCGTCCGAGCCCGGGCGGCATGCCTCGTCCGCAGGGTGGTCCCGGTGGCGCTCCGCGTCCCGGCGGCGGCCCCGGTGGCAACCGTCCGAACCCCGGCATGATGCCGCAGCGTCCCGCTGCCGGTACCCCGCGTCCCGGCGGCGGTGGCCCCGGTGGCCGCGGCCCCGGCGGCGGCGGTCGTCCCGGCGGTGGCGGTGGCGGCGGTCGTCCGGGTGGCGGCGGCTTCGCAGGTCGTCCCGGTGGTCCCGGTGGCGGCGGTGGCGGTTTCGCAGGTCGTCCCGGTGGTCCCGGTGGCGGTGGCGGCGGTTTCGCCGGCCGTCCGGGTGGTCCCGGCGGTGGCGGCGGCGGTCGTCCCGGCTTCGGTGGTCGTCCCGGTGGTCCGGGTGGCCGTGGTGGCACGCAGGGCGCCTTCGGTCGTCCCGGCGGTCCCGCGCGTCGTGGCCGCAAGTCGAAGCGGCAGAGGCGCCAGGAGTACGAGGCCATGCAGGCCCCGTCGGTCGGCGGCGTCATGCTGCCTCGTGGCAACGGACAGTCCGTCCGTCTGTCGCGCGGTGCCTCGCTCACCGACTTCGCCGAGAAGATCAACGCCAACCCGGCGTCGCTCGTCGGCGTGATGATGAACCTCGGCGAGATGGTCACTGCCACGCAGTCCGTCTCCGACGAGACGCTGAAGCTCCTCGCGGACGAGATGAACTTCGTCCTCGAGATCGTCAGCCCCGAGGAGGAGGACCGCGAGCTGCTCGAGTCCTTCGACATCGAGTTCGGCGAGGACGAGGGTGGCGAGGAGTTCCTCGTCGCGCGTCCGCCGGTCGTGACCGTCATGGGTCACGTCGACCACGGTAAGACCCGCCTCCTCGACACCATCCGCAAGACGAACGTCGTCGCGGGCGAGGCCGGTGGCATCACGCAGCACATCGGTGCCTACCAGGTCGCGACCGAGGTCAACGGCGAAGAGCGCAGGATCACCTTCATCGACACCCCGGGTCACGAGGCGTTCACCGCCATGCGTGCCCGTGGTGCCAAGTCGACCGACATCGCGATCCTCGTGGTGGCGGCCAACGACGGTGTGATGCCCCAGACGATCGAGGCGCTGAACCACGCCAAGGCGGCCGAGGTGCCGATCGTGGTCGCGGTCAACAAGATCGACGTCGAGGGTGCCGACCCGACCAAGGTGCGCGGTCAGCTCACCGAGTTCGGTCTGGTGGCCGAGGAGTACGGCGGCGACACGATGTTCGTCGACATCTCCGCCAAGCAGGGCCTCAACATCGAGAGCCTGCTGGAGGCCGTGGTCCTCACCGCGGACGCCTCGCTCGACCTGCGGGCCAACCCGGAGCAGGACGCGCAGGGTATTGCGATCGAGTCCCACCTCGACCGTGGCCGCGGTGCCGTCTCGACGGTCCTGGTCCAGCGCGGCACGCTGCGCATCGGCGACACGATGGTGGTCGGCGACGCGTACGGCCGTGTCCGGGCGATGCTCGACGACAACGGCAACAACGTCGAGGAAGCGGGTCCGTCGACCCCCGTCCTGGTCCTGGGTCTCACCAACGTCCCGGGCGCCGGCGACAACTTCCTGGTCGTCGACGAGGACCGCACGGCGCGTCAGATCGCCGAGAAGCGCGCGGCGCGCGAGCGCAACGCCAACTTCGCCCGGCGTGGAGTCCGGTTCTCCCTGGAGAACCTGGACGAGGCGCTCAAGGCCGGTCTGGTGCAGGAACTCAACCTCATCATCAAGGGCGACGCGTCCGGTTCGGTGGAGGCTCTCGAGTCCTCGCTGCTCCAGCTCGACGTCGGCGAAGAGGTCGACATCCGCGTCCTGCACCGCGGCGTGGGTGCGGTCACCGAGTCGGACATCGACCTGGCGACCGGCTCCGACGCGATCGTCATCGGCTTCAACGTCCGCGCTGCGGGCCGCGCGGCGCAGATGGCCGAGCGCGAGGGCGTCGACGTCCGCTACTACTCGGTGATCTACCAGGCCATCGAGGAGATCGAGGCAGCCCTCAAGGGCATGCTCAAGCCGGAGTACGAAGAGGTCGAGCTCGGTACGGCGGAGATCCGCGAGGTCTTCCGCTCGTCCAAGCTGGGCAACATCGCCGGTGTGCTGGTCCGCTCCGGCGAGGTCAAGCGCAACACCAAGGCGCGGTTGCTGCGCGATGGCAAGGTCATCGCGGAGAGCCTCACCATCTCCGGTCTGCGCCGCTTCAAGGACGACGTCACCGAGATCCGCGAAGGCTTCGAGGGCGGTATCAACCTCGGAAACTTCAACGACATCAAGATCGACGACGTCATCGCGACGTACGAGATGCGCGAGAAGCCGCGGTCGTAG
- a CDS encoding YlxR family protein produces the protein MSGRTRARACPERTCVGCRERAAKIDLLRTVAAEGECVPDPRGTLPGRGAYVHPALVCLDLAVRRRAFTRALRAPGPLDTKALRLYVEQTDSC, from the coding sequence GTGTCTGGCCGGACGCGTGCCCGTGCATGCCCTGAGCGCACCTGTGTGGGGTGCCGGGAGCGAGCGGCCAAGATCGATCTGCTGCGCACCGTGGCGGCCGAGGGCGAATGCGTCCCCGATCCTCGCGGTACGCTGCCCGGCCGGGGTGCGTATGTACACCCCGCCCTCGTCTGTCTCGACCTGGCGGTCCGCCGCCGGGCGTTCACGAGGGCGCTGCGTGCCCCGGGTCCGCTCGACACAAAGGCGTTGCGCCTGTACGTCGAGCAGACAGACAGTTGCTGA
- the nusA gene encoding transcription termination factor NusA has protein sequence MDIDMSALRGLVREKEISFDLLVEAIESALLIAYHRTEGSRRHARVKLDRETGHVTVWAKEDAEDLEEGQGAREFDDTPSDFGRIAATTAKQVILQRLRDAEDDATLGEYAGRDGDIVTGVVQQGRDPKNVLVDIGKLEAILPVQEQVPGETYTHGLRLRSYVVRVAKGVRGPSVTLSRTHPNLVKKLFALEVPEIADGSVEIAAIAREAGHRTKIAVRSTRSGLNAKGACIGPMGGRVRNVMAELNGEKIDIVDWSDDPAEMVANALSPARVSKVEVVDLAARSARVTVPDYQLSLAIGKEGQNARLAARLTGWRIDIRPDTEQPAEKQD, from the coding sequence GTGGACATCGACATGAGTGCCCTGCGGGGCTTGGTGCGGGAGAAGGAGATCTCCTTCGACCTGCTGGTCGAGGCGATCGAGTCGGCCCTCCTCATCGCCTACCACCGCACCGAGGGAAGCCGCCGCCACGCGCGCGTCAAGCTCGACCGGGAGACCGGTCATGTGACCGTGTGGGCGAAGGAGGACGCCGAGGACCTGGAGGAGGGTCAGGGGGCGCGCGAGTTCGACGACACCCCGTCCGACTTCGGCCGGATCGCCGCCACCACCGCCAAGCAGGTCATCCTGCAGCGCCTGCGGGACGCGGAGGACGACGCGACGCTCGGCGAGTACGCGGGCCGCGACGGCGACATCGTCACCGGTGTCGTCCAGCAGGGCCGTGACCCGAAGAACGTGCTCGTCGACATCGGCAAGCTGGAGGCCATCCTGCCGGTGCAGGAGCAGGTCCCCGGTGAGACCTACACGCACGGCCTGCGGCTGCGGTCGTACGTCGTGCGGGTGGCGAAGGGCGTACGCGGTCCCTCCGTGACCCTCTCCCGCACGCACCCCAACCTGGTGAAGAAGCTCTTCGCCCTCGAGGTGCCCGAGATCGCCGACGGCTCGGTCGAGATCGCCGCGATCGCCCGCGAGGCCGGCCATCGCACGAAGATCGCCGTCCGGTCCACCCGGTCAGGGCTGAACGCCAAGGGCGCCTGCATCGGCCCCATGGGCGGCCGCGTGCGCAACGTGATGGCCGAGCTGAACGGCGAGAAGATCGACATCGTCGACTGGTCGGACGACCCGGCGGAGATGGTGGCGAACGCGCTGTCCCCGGCCCGGGTCTCCAAGGTCGAGGTCGTCGACCTCGCGGCCCGCTCCGCGCGAGTGACGGTCCCCGACTACCAGCTGTCCCTGGCGATCGGCAAGGAAGGGCAGAACGCCCGGCTCGCCGCCCGTCTGACCGGCTGGCGCATCGACATCCGTCCGGACACCGAGCAGCCCGCCGAGAAGCAGGACTGA
- the rimP gene encoding ribosome maturation factor RimP, with the protein MSTTQSERLRELLEPLVSSQGLDLEEIEVDSVGRKRVLRVVVDSDEGADLDAIADVSRALSAKLDETDAMGQGEYTLEVGTPGAERELKEHRHYVRATDRLVRFQLTSGDELVARILTVDEDGIDLEVPGVKGRKATARRIAFENIDKARVQVEFNRKSNENDADMKEEEEA; encoded by the coding sequence ATGAGCACCACCCAGAGCGAGAGGCTTCGAGAGCTCCTGGAACCGCTCGTCAGCTCCCAGGGACTCGATCTCGAGGAGATCGAGGTGGACTCGGTAGGACGCAAGCGTGTGCTGCGCGTCGTGGTCGACTCCGACGAGGGAGCCGATCTGGACGCGATCGCCGATGTGAGCCGCGCGCTCTCGGCGAAGCTCGACGAGACCGACGCGATGGGCCAGGGCGAGTACACCCTCGAAGTGGGAACCCCCGGTGCCGAGCGCGAGCTCAAGGAACACCGTCACTACGTACGCGCCACGGACCGCCTGGTGAGATTCCAGCTGACGAGCGGCGACGAACTGGTCGCCCGGATCCTGACGGTGGACGAGGACGGGATCGACCTGGAGGTGCCCGGCGTCAAGGGACGCAAGGCCACCGCCCGCAGGATCGCCTTCGAGAACATCGACAAGGCGCGCGTCCAGGTCGAGTTCAACCGCAAGTCCAACGAGAACGACGCAGACATGAAGGAAGAGGAGGAGGCGTAG
- a CDS encoding ferritin-like domain-containing protein, whose amino-acid sequence MSGSGRAGEADRKAKAPAELTAVQAALAAEHAAVYGYGVVGGKIGEARRGEARAAYDAHRARRDELGRAVRDLRGKPRPAAAAYALPFPVTDAESAVRLAAELEDRVAGVYSDLVRASEGDRRRAAAEALRDAAVRAVRWRGESVPFPGLAERSARSTASAAPPS is encoded by the coding sequence GTGAGCGGTTCCGGAAGGGCCGGAGAAGCAGACCGGAAGGCCAAGGCGCCGGCGGAGCTGACGGCCGTGCAGGCCGCGCTCGCGGCCGAACACGCCGCCGTGTACGGCTACGGGGTCGTGGGCGGGAAGATCGGCGAGGCCCGGCGCGGCGAGGCCCGGGCGGCGTACGACGCGCACCGGGCCAGGCGGGACGAACTGGGGCGGGCGGTGCGCGACCTGCGGGGGAAGCCCCGGCCCGCGGCGGCCGCGTACGCGCTGCCGTTCCCGGTGACGGACGCGGAGTCTGCCGTGCGGCTCGCCGCCGAGCTGGAGGACCGGGTGGCCGGGGTGTACTCCGACCTGGTCCGTGCCTCGGAGGGCGACCGGCGCCGGGCGGCGGCCGAGGCGCTGCGGGACGCGGCGGTGCGGGCGGTGCGCTGGCGGGGCGAGAGCGTACCCTTCCCTGGGCTCGCGGAGCGGTCGGCCCGGTCCACCGCGTCGGCGGCACCGCCGTCGTAA
- a CDS encoding aminoglycoside phosphotransferase family protein produces MAFEPPRRLVKALGETAPSGDDWLEKLPEAAQQAVALRELTVERVQVPGGRSSLVVLVRLPDDTPAVLKLAPGRARPESERAALAHWDGLGAVRLLEPAGAEGVLLLERLHPDVSVRSLAEAKSMLEAAGALRRLWVEPPAGTVFETVAERTGRQAEAMRAGADAEAAPLVDAALAVRDELLASPPEARLLHGTFRQSKVLAGERSPWLAVGPDPVVGECAFDLARLVRDRVEDLIASPSGSAITRRRVKRLAESLDLDQERLRGWTLFRAVESGVRARRVGRSQDAELLLEFASWL; encoded by the coding sequence ATGGCTTTCGAACCGCCGCGGCGTCTGGTCAAGGCGCTCGGCGAGACGGCACCGAGCGGTGACGACTGGCTGGAGAAGCTGCCCGAGGCGGCTCAGCAGGCCGTCGCGCTACGCGAGTTGACCGTGGAGCGCGTTCAGGTGCCCGGTGGGCGCAGCAGCCTGGTGGTGCTTGTGCGGCTGCCGGACGACACCCCCGCCGTCCTGAAACTCGCGCCCGGCCGGGCCCGTCCGGAGAGCGAGCGGGCCGCGCTCGCGCACTGGGACGGCCTGGGCGCGGTACGGCTCCTGGAGCCGGCCGGTGCCGAGGGTGTGCTGCTCCTTGAACGGCTGCACCCCGATGTGTCGGTGCGTTCGCTGGCCGAGGCCAAGTCGATGCTGGAGGCGGCGGGAGCGCTGCGTCGCCTGTGGGTCGAGCCGCCGGCCGGGACCGTCTTCGAGACGGTCGCCGAGCGGACCGGGCGGCAGGCCGAGGCGATGCGGGCCGGAGCGGACGCGGAGGCGGCGCCGCTGGTCGACGCGGCCCTGGCGGTGCGCGACGAACTGCTGGCCTCCCCGCCCGAGGCCCGCCTGCTGCACGGCACCTTCCGGCAGAGCAAGGTGCTGGCCGGCGAGCGCAGCCCCTGGCTGGCCGTGGGGCCCGACCCCGTCGTCGGCGAGTGCGCCTTCGACCTGGCCCGGCTGGTCCGTGACCGGGTCGAGGACCTGATCGCCTCTCCCTCCGGTTCCGCCATCACCCGCCGCCGGGTGAAGCGCCTCGCGGAGTCCCTGGACCTGGACCAGGAGCGGCTGCGCGGCTGGACCCTGTTCCGGGCCGTGGAGTCGGGCGTACGGGCTCGGCGGGTGGGCCGGTCCCAGGACGCGGAGCTGTTGCTGGAGTTCGCGAGCTGGCTGTAG
- a CDS encoding ferredoxin yields the protein MDQLPQHLDIDWTSCRAHGLCAELLPEHVTLDEWGYPLVDARPVPARTLRRARRAAADCPVLALRLAAA from the coding sequence ATGGACCAGTTGCCCCAGCACCTCGACATCGACTGGACGTCCTGCCGGGCCCACGGCCTCTGCGCCGAACTCCTCCCCGAACACGTCACCCTCGACGAATGGGGCTACCCGCTCGTCGACGCGCGCCCCGTCCCCGCCCGAACCCTGAGACGCGCCCGCAGAGCGGCGGCGGACTGCCCGGTCCTGGCCCTCAGACTCGCGGCGGCCTGA
- a CDS encoding NADH-ubiquinone oxidoreductase-F iron-sulfur binding region domain-containing protein, with translation MTGTFTDTRMPPRLLAPGGAPADRATHETRYGPLTHTDPAALLRTLAESGLTGRGGAAFPTYRKFVSVVDAARRTGRTPVVVANGAEGEPASAKDKTLLSLSPQLVLDGLRLAAQATGAGEAYLAVEDGSTRLETAVAERDDPFPVRVVRVPGRFLSGQSSALAQHLSGHTALPRHQDPPVREQGVRRAPTLVQNVETLAHLALIARYGADWFRSAGTPSEPGSALCTVHVPGREPQVVEAPFGMPLRRLLPLEGTGAVLLGGYHGTWLPATEAAQLRLSAANLGAGVLAALPADRCGLAETARVLRYLALESAGQCGPCLNGLPRIAAAFHTLAVPGPQGTARDDVARWAGLVEGRGACHHPDGTVRLVRSALTTFAAELDAHARGLCTATDRTPLLPVPDHRS, from the coding sequence ATGACCGGCACGTTCACGGACACCCGCATGCCCCCGCGCCTCCTCGCCCCCGGCGGCGCCCCCGCCGACCGCGCCACGCACGAGACCCGCTACGGCCCCCTTACGCACACGGACCCGGCGGCCCTCCTGCGCACCCTGGCGGAGTCCGGCCTCACCGGCCGGGGCGGCGCCGCCTTCCCCACGTACCGCAAGTTCGTCTCGGTCGTCGACGCGGCCCGCCGCACCGGCCGTACCCCGGTCGTCGTCGCGAACGGCGCCGAGGGCGAACCGGCGAGTGCCAAGGACAAAACCCTGCTGAGCCTCTCGCCCCAACTGGTCCTGGACGGGCTGCGGCTGGCGGCGCAGGCGACCGGAGCGGGGGAGGCGTACCTCGCCGTGGAGGACGGGTCCACCCGTCTCGAAACGGCCGTGGCCGAACGCGACGACCCCTTCCCCGTACGCGTCGTGCGCGTACCCGGGCGCTTCCTGTCCGGCCAGTCCTCGGCTCTCGCCCAGCACCTCTCCGGCCACACGGCCCTGCCCCGCCACCAGGACCCTCCGGTGCGCGAACAGGGCGTACGCCGGGCGCCCACCCTCGTTCAGAACGTCGAGACGCTCGCCCACCTCGCGCTGATCGCCCGCTACGGAGCGGACTGGTTCCGCTCGGCCGGCACCCCGTCGGAACCGGGCAGCGCCCTGTGCACGGTGCACGTGCCGGGCCGCGAGCCGCAGGTCGTGGAAGCCCCCTTCGGCATGCCCCTGCGCCGACTGCTCCCGCTGGAAGGCACCGGCGCGGTCCTGCTCGGCGGCTACCACGGCACCTGGCTCCCGGCCACCGAAGCGGCTCAACTCCGCCTGTCCGCCGCTAACTTGGGCGCGGGCGTCCTCGCCGCTCTCCCCGCCGACCGCTGCGGCCTCGCCGAAACCGCCCGCGTCCTGCGCTACTTGGCCCTGGAGTCGGCCGGTCAGTGCGGCCCCTGCCTCAACGGCCTGCCGCGTATCGCCGCCGCCTTCCACACCCTGGCCGTCCCCGGCCCGCAGGGCACCGCCCGCGACGACGTCGCCCGCTGGGCCGGACTCGTCGAGGGCCGTGGCGCCTGCCACCACCCCGACGGCACGGTCCGCCTGGTCCGCAGCGCCCTTACCACCTTCGCCGCCGAACTCGACGCCCACGCCCGGGGCCTGTGCACCGCGACCGACCGCACCCCCTTGCTGCCCGTCCCCGACCACCGGAGCTGA
- a CDS encoding ferric reductase-like transmembrane domain-containing protein — protein MTDASILWYANRATGAVCLVLFTVVVLLGVAVRLRTRLPGLPRFGTVSLHRTISLSATAFLAVHIATAVIDGYVDITALDVLIPFASDYQPLWLGLGTVALDLMLAVLITSLFRARLGHRTWRAVHWLAYASWPVALIHGIGIGTDTGTDWMLWLTVTCVAAVLTAFTIRVTQATRANRRTPATLLTAEGARP, from the coding sequence ATGACCGACGCCTCCATCCTCTGGTACGCCAACAGAGCCACCGGAGCCGTATGCCTGGTGCTCTTCACCGTCGTGGTTCTCCTGGGCGTGGCGGTACGCCTCAGGACCCGCCTCCCCGGCCTCCCCCGCTTCGGCACGGTCTCCCTCCACCGCACGATCTCCCTCTCCGCAACGGCGTTCCTGGCCGTCCACATAGCCACGGCGGTCATCGACGGCTACGTCGACATCACCGCACTCGACGTCCTGATCCCGTTCGCCTCCGACTACCAGCCCCTCTGGCTGGGCCTCGGCACGGTCGCCCTGGACCTGATGCTCGCCGTCCTGATCACCAGCCTCTTCCGAGCGAGGCTCGGCCACCGCACCTGGCGGGCCGTCCACTGGCTGGCCTACGCGTCCTGGCCGGTGGCCCTGATCCACGGCATCGGCATCGGCACGGACACGGGCACCGACTGGATGCTCTGGCTGACCGTCACCTGCGTGGCAGCGGTCCTCACCGCCTTCACGATCCGCGTCACCCAGGCCACCCGGGCCAACCGCCGCACCCCCGCCACCCTCCTCACCGCCGAAGGGGCGCGACCATGA